Proteins from a single region of Geminocystis sp. M7585_C2015_104:
- the lptC gene encoding LPS export ABC transporter periplasmic protein LptC, which yields MLTKVVVSSLCLSLLMGACQGKKSTVLDEENSGEKQQIKPGLVLYNSIIEQSNARGQLLWRLRTKRVSYTQEDKIAKVEGIIGNLYENNRIILQLSADGGEVTGEGKEIYMQGNILVVDTRNKVELKGEKVVWKPEENYLKLTGKNKIKASHENMVVLAEEAEYDTKRQILRLKDNIKATTKQPTLQLSTSRLDWQVAEDKIIGDKPLTVIRYQDRLVADIIKTDRGKVDLNQHIATISGNVEYQSLNPLLIAATSRLVWYYDKRQVEAPETVLLKQPKEEVTITANRVNFDMEDKKVYMRGGVYGRNHSRKSEIYADEALWDLAVSPAQIQATGNVSYKQSEPPLLVRGIKAWGSLASENILVEGIGNAQVVTTIEIE from the coding sequence GAAAAAATCCACTGTTTTGGACGAAGAAAACTCAGGAGAAAAACAGCAGATTAAACCTGGTTTAGTGTTGTATAACTCCATCATTGAACAGTCTAATGCCAGGGGGCAACTTTTGTGGCGACTTCGCACCAAAAGGGTGAGCTATACCCAGGAAGATAAAATTGCAAAAGTAGAGGGAATAATAGGCAACTTGTATGAGAATAATCGGATCATTTTACAGCTAAGTGCCGACGGTGGGGAAGTGACGGGAGAGGGGAAGGAAATCTACATGCAGGGGAATATACTGGTAGTTGACACAAGGAATAAAGTGGAATTGAAGGGAGAAAAAGTTGTTTGGAAACCAGAGGAAAATTATCTAAAACTAACAGGCAAAAACAAAATAAAAGCCAGCCATGAAAACATGGTGGTGTTGGCAGAAGAAGCTGAATACGACACCAAAAGGCAAATTCTAAGGCTAAAAGACAACATAAAGGCCACCACCAAACAACCAACCCTACAACTATCCACCTCCCGTCTAGATTGGCAGGTGGCAGAAGATAAAATCATCGGCGACAAACCCCTGACTGTAATCCGTTATCAGGATAGACTAGTCGCCGATATAATTAAAACCGATAGGGGAAAGGTAGACTTGAATCAACACATTGCCACCATCAGCGGCAATGTAGAATATCAATCCCTTAATCCTCTCCTAATTGCCGCCACTTCCAGGCTAGTCTGGTATTATGATAAAAGACAAGTGGAAGCACCAGAAACAGTACTATTGAAACAACCAAAGGAAGAAGTGACTATAACGGCCAACAGGGTGAATTTTGACATGGAAGACAAGAAGGTGTATATGAGAGGGGGGGTGTATGGAAGAAATCATAGTAGAAAATCAGAAATATATGCCGACGAGGCTTTATGGGATTTAGCAGTCTCTCCAGCCCAAATCCAGGCAACAGGAAATGTAAGCTATAAACAATCTGAGCCACCGCTGTTGGTTAGGGGGATAAAAGCCTGGGGGAGTCTAGCCAGTGAAAATATTTTAGTCGAGGGAATTGGGAATGCACAGGTGGTGACCACCATTGAGATAGAGTAA